A DNA window from Camelina sativa cultivar DH55 chromosome 13, Cs, whole genome shotgun sequence contains the following coding sequences:
- the LOC104736466 gene encoding LOW QUALITY PROTEIN: CDPK-related kinase 4-like (The sequence of the model RefSeq protein was modified relative to this genomic sequence to represent the inferred CDS: substituted 2 bases at 2 genomic stop codons), which translates to MGHCYSRNTSAVKDDEIPAGNGEVTNQPSQPTENNRRGSVPQSPAASEVNNSYNISPFQSPLPAGVAPSPARTPGRKFKWPFPPPSPAKPIMAALRRRRGAPPQPRDEPIPEDSEEVADHGGDNGGGGGERLDKNFGFGKNFXRLHSSXRRIGLXRSNRLLLTMQARSQSFSFRCQTLGFLVFQMTSALSIEDVRREVKLLKALSGHRQMVKFYDVYEDADNVFVVMELCEGGELLDRILARGGRYPEVDAKRILVQILSATAFFHLQGVVHRDLKPENFLFTSRNEDAILKVIDFGLSDFIRYDQRLNDVVGSAYYVAPEVLHRSYSTEADMWSIGVISYILLCGSRPFYGRTESAIFRCVLRANPNFEDMPWPSISPTGKDFVKRLLNKDHRKRMTAAQALAHPWLRDENPGLLLDFSVYKLVRSYIRASPFRRSALKALSKAIPDEELVFLKAQFMLLDPKDGGLSLNCFTTALTRYATDAMMESRLPDILNTMQPLAQKKLDFDEFCAAAVSVYQLEALEEWEQVATSAFEHFEQEGNRLISVQELAGEMSLGPSAYPLLKDWIRSSDGKLSFLGYAKFLHGVTVRSSSSRPR; encoded by the exons ATGGGTCATTGTTACAGCCGGAACACCTCCGCCGTCAAGGACGACGAGATCCCCGCCGGAAACGGCGAGGTTACGAATCAACCTTCTCAACCGACGGAAAATAACCGGCGTGGTTCGGTTCCTCAGTCTCCGGCTGCTTCCGAAGTCAACAACTCCTACAACATTAGCCCTTTCCAGAGCCCTTTGCCGGCGGGAGTAGCTCCATCGCCGGCGAGAACTCCGGGGAGAAAGTTCAAATGGCCGTTTCCTCCACCGTCGCCTGCGAAACCGATTATGGCGGCTTTGAGACGGCGACGTGGCGCTCCGCCTCAGCCTCGGGATGAGCCGATCCCGGAGGATAGCGAAGAAGTGGCGGATCACGGTGGTGATAACGGCGGAGGCGGCGGAGAGAGGCTGGATAAGAATTTCGGGTTTGGGAAGAACTTCGANCGGCTTCACTCCAGTTAGCGTCGGATTGGGCTTTGACGCTCCAATCGTCTCCTGCTCACTATGCAAGCAAGGTCGCAAAGCTTCTCCTTCAGGTGTCA AACActtggttttttggtttttcagatGACATCGGCTTTATCTATAGAAGATGTTCGTCGAGAAGTGAAGTTGCTGAAAGCTTTGTCCGGGCATAGGCAAATGGTTAAGTTCTATGATGTATATGAGGATGCTGATAATGTCTTTGTTGTTATGGA GTTATGCGAAGGTGGAGAGCTATTGGATAGAATTTTGGCGAG AGGTGGACGATACCCTGAAGTCGATGCCAAACGTATTCTTGTGCAGATTTTGTCTGCAACAGCATTTTTTCATCTTCAAGGTGTTGTGCACCGTGATCTGAAGCCGGAG AATTTTCTCTTCACCAGCAGAAACGAGGATGCAATACTCAAGGTCATAGATTTTGGCTTGTCTGATTTCATTAGATACG ATCAGCGCCTCAATGATGTTGTAGGAAGTGCATACTATGTTGCACCCGAAGTACTCCATAGGTCTTACAGCACTGAAGCGGATATGTGGAGCATTGGTGTCATAAGTTACATACTACTCTGTGGAAGCAGACCATTCTATGGAAGAACTGAGTCTGCGATATTCCGATGTGTGCTTAGAGCTAACCCTAATTTTGAGGATATGCCATGGCCTTCAATATCTCCTACTGGCAAAGACTTCGTGAAAAGGCTTCTTAACAAGGACCATAGGAAACGAATGACAGCTGCTCAAGCTCTAg CTCATCCGTGGTTACGTGATGAAAACCCTGGTTTACTTCTTGATTTCTCCGTCTACAAGTTGGTCAGGTCCTATATTCGTGCCTCACCTTTTAGACGATCAGCACTTAAG GCTCTCTCCAAAGCTATACCCGATGAAGAACTGGTATTCCTTAAGGCACAGTTCATGCTCCTGGACCCTAAAGACGGAGGCCTATCTCTAAACTGTTTCACCACG GCTTTAACGAGATATGCTACTGATGCTATGATGGAATCAAGGCTTCCTGACATTTTAAACACG ATGCAACCGCTGGCGCAAAAGAAGCTCGACTTTGATGAGTTCTGTGCGGCTGCAGTCAGTGTTTACCAACTGGAGGCTCTTGAAGAATGGGAACAGGTTGCAACTTCAGCATTTGAGCACTTCGAACAGGAAGGAAACCGACTCATATCCGTCCAAGAACTTGCTGGG GAGATGAGCCTGGGACCGAGTGCGTATCCTCTGCTCAAGGATTGGATCCGGAGTTCAGACGGAAAGCTGAGTTTCTTGGGCTATGCTAAGTTCTTGCATGGTGTGACCGTACGAAGCTCGAGCTCGAGACCTAGGTGA
- the LOC104736468 gene encoding general transcription factor 3C polypeptide 5 isoform X2: MADYQHVISIHADVAQQKKRKWMEVKPLAGNSDLMDMADEDVMMLLPQFFAPKDMPDNLVLRLPVTLPKKKEEPTQTLYEIDIGPVFAIDFGVKEIPKILNWEDVIVPSSNQWKWQVAVSALFEERPVWTRDSIVQRLLDKDLKCTHHMLNRFFLRSAYYFSGGPFLRFWIRRGYDPRKDPESRVYQRMEFRVPPELRGYCDANATNKLKPSWDDISAFKVFPFKCQTFLQLFELDDEYIQREIRKPPKQTTCNYKTGWFSEALLDNLRLRVAVRFVSVFPEPGFEDVFKSIQEEFERSEKTRIQKDAMKPGQRNHQETTKDMKRCKIPNEEKDGDVNADEDSEDMDDESEDLNGANDDDISLLSSHGFDDMENNSRTYLQGLFNRFPSSAPAQYGGPGDDGSDGEYPIYEQESNALDDDSDDDDDDDDDDDDE, translated from the exons ATGGCTGACTACCAGCATGTGATTTCTATTCACGCGGATGTTGCAcagcaaaagaagagaaaatggaTGGAGGTGAAGCCGCTTGCAG GAAACAGTGACCTAATGGACATGGCTGATGAAGATGTAATGATGTTATTGCCACAGTTCTTTGCACCCAAAGATATGCCAGATAATTTGGT GCTGAGACTTCCAGTAAcattaccaaaaaagaaagaggaaccAACTCAGACTCTTTATGAG ATAGATATTGGCCCAGTATTTGCAATTGATTTCGGTGTTAAAG AGATCCCAAAGATATTAAACTGGGAAGACGTAATTGTTCCCAGCTCCAACCAGTGGAAATGGCAGGTGGCAGTGTCTGCACTCTTTGAGGAGCGACCTGTGTGGACAAGAGATTCCATAGTCCAACGACTACTTGATAAAGATCTTAAATGCACACATCATATGCTAAACAG GTTTTTTCTTAGATCTGCATATTATTTCTCGGGTGGTCCATTTCTTAGGTTCTGGATTAGAAGAGGCTATGATCCACGGAAAGATCCTGAGTCTCGTGT ATATCAGAGAATGGAATTCAGGGTTCCACCTGAATTAAGGGGTTATTGTGATGCCAATGCAACTAACAA GTTAAAGCCAAGCTGGGATGACATTTCTGCTTTTAAAGTATTCCCTTTCAAATGCCAAACATTTCTACAGTTATTTGAACTTGACGACGAGTACATTCAACGAGAAATAAGAAAGCCTCCCAAGCAGACTACTTGTAAT TATAAAACAGGATGGTTCTCAGAAGCACTGCTTGATAATTTGAGACTCCGTGTAGCTGTGAGATTTGTATCTGTGTTTCCTGAGCCAGGTTTCGAAGATGTTTTTAAATCTATTCAAGAAGAGTTTGAGAGGTCAGAAAAGACACGAATTCAGAAAGATGCAATGAAACCAGGTCAACGGAATCACCAGGAAACAACTAAAG ATATGAAAAGGTGTAAAATCCCAAACGAAGAGAAAGATGGTGATGTTAATGCGGATGAAGATTCGGAAGACATGGATGATGAATCCGAGGACCTCAAT GGTGCAAATGATGATGACATATCATTATTAAGTTCTCATGGAT TTGACGACATGGAGAACAACTCCAGAACCTATCTGCAAGGTTTATTCAATAGATTTCCAAGCAGCGCACCAGCTCAGTATGGTGGTCCTGGTGATGATGGTAGCGACGGAGAGTATCCGATTTACGAGCAAGAATCCAACGCTTTGGATGatgacagtgatgatgatgatgatgatgatgatgatgatgatgacgagtGA
- the LOC104736468 gene encoding general transcription factor 3C polypeptide 5 isoform X1, which produces MADYQHVISIHADVAQQKKRKWMEVKPLAGNSDLMDMADEDVMMLLPQFFAPKDMPDNLVLRLPVTLPKKKEEPTQTLYEIDIGPVFAIDFGVKEIPKILNWEDVIVPSSNQWKWQVAVSALFEERPVWTRDSIVQRLLDKDLKCTHHMLNRFFLRSAYYFSGGPFLRFWIRRGYDPRKDPESRVYQRMEFRVPPELRGYCDANATNKLKPSWDDISAFKVFPFKCQTFLQLFELDDEYIQREIRKPPKQTTCNYKTGWFSEALLDNLRLRVAVRFVSVFPEPGFEDVFKSIQEEFERSEKTRIQKDAMKPGQRNHQETTKDMKRCKIPNEEKDGDVNADEDSEDMDDESEDLNVGANDDDISLLSSHGFDDMENNSRTYLQGLFNRFPSSAPAQYGGPGDDGSDGEYPIYEQESNALDDDSDDDDDDDDDDDDE; this is translated from the exons ATGGCTGACTACCAGCATGTGATTTCTATTCACGCGGATGTTGCAcagcaaaagaagagaaaatggaTGGAGGTGAAGCCGCTTGCAG GAAACAGTGACCTAATGGACATGGCTGATGAAGATGTAATGATGTTATTGCCACAGTTCTTTGCACCCAAAGATATGCCAGATAATTTGGT GCTGAGACTTCCAGTAAcattaccaaaaaagaaagaggaaccAACTCAGACTCTTTATGAG ATAGATATTGGCCCAGTATTTGCAATTGATTTCGGTGTTAAAG AGATCCCAAAGATATTAAACTGGGAAGACGTAATTGTTCCCAGCTCCAACCAGTGGAAATGGCAGGTGGCAGTGTCTGCACTCTTTGAGGAGCGACCTGTGTGGACAAGAGATTCCATAGTCCAACGACTACTTGATAAAGATCTTAAATGCACACATCATATGCTAAACAG GTTTTTTCTTAGATCTGCATATTATTTCTCGGGTGGTCCATTTCTTAGGTTCTGGATTAGAAGAGGCTATGATCCACGGAAAGATCCTGAGTCTCGTGT ATATCAGAGAATGGAATTCAGGGTTCCACCTGAATTAAGGGGTTATTGTGATGCCAATGCAACTAACAA GTTAAAGCCAAGCTGGGATGACATTTCTGCTTTTAAAGTATTCCCTTTCAAATGCCAAACATTTCTACAGTTATTTGAACTTGACGACGAGTACATTCAACGAGAAATAAGAAAGCCTCCCAAGCAGACTACTTGTAAT TATAAAACAGGATGGTTCTCAGAAGCACTGCTTGATAATTTGAGACTCCGTGTAGCTGTGAGATTTGTATCTGTGTTTCCTGAGCCAGGTTTCGAAGATGTTTTTAAATCTATTCAAGAAGAGTTTGAGAGGTCAGAAAAGACACGAATTCAGAAAGATGCAATGAAACCAGGTCAACGGAATCACCAGGAAACAACTAAAG ATATGAAAAGGTGTAAAATCCCAAACGAAGAGAAAGATGGTGATGTTAATGCGGATGAAGATTCGGAAGACATGGATGATGAATCCGAGGACCTCAATGTG GGTGCAAATGATGATGACATATCATTATTAAGTTCTCATGGAT TTGACGACATGGAGAACAACTCCAGAACCTATCTGCAAGGTTTATTCAATAGATTTCCAAGCAGCGCACCAGCTCAGTATGGTGGTCCTGGTGATGATGGTAGCGACGGAGAGTATCCGATTTACGAGCAAGAATCCAACGCTTTGGATGatgacagtgatgatgatgatgatgatgatgatgatgatgatgacgagtGA
- the LOC104736468 gene encoding general transcription factor 3C polypeptide 5 isoform X4, which produces MGIIENGTISGNLPSKEAFVVHYPGYPSSIPRALETLEGIHGTFQARESTSNKLELHFRPEDPYAHPAWGVQRPCNGFLLKISKEAVKKDSLPERQPVLATKDACLPEACSALCADIVARVSESYCFDGMADYQHVISIHADVAQQKKRKWMEVKPLAGNSDLMDMADEDVMMLLPQFFAPKDMPDNLVLRLPVTLPKKKEEPTQTLYEIDIGPVFAIDFGVKEIPKILNWEDVIVPSSNQWKWQVAVSALFEERPVWTRDSIVQRLLDKDLKCTHHMLNRFFLRSAYYFSGGPFLRFWIRRGYDPRKDPESRVYQRMEFRVPPELRGYCDANATNKLKPSWDDISAFKVFPFKCQTFLQLFELDDEYIQREIRKPPKQTTCNYKTGWFSEALLDNLRLRVAVRFVSVFPEPGFEDVFKSIQEEFERSEKTRIQKDAMKPGQRNHQETTKGKLDMKRCKIPNEEKDGDVNADEDSEDMDDESEDLNVGANDDDISLLSSHGFDDMENNSRTYLQGLFNRFPSSAPAQYGGPGDDGSDGEYPIYEQESNALDDDSDDDDDDDDDDDDE; this is translated from the exons ATGGGAATCATCGAAAACGGAACAATCTCGGGTAACTTGCCGAGCAAGGAGGCGTTTGTGGTTCACTATCCTGGGTACCCATCATCTATTCCCCGAGCTCTGGAGACTCTTGAGGGAATCCATGGGACTTTCC aggcAAGAGAATCAACGTCAAACAAGCTTGAGCTACATTTCCGCCCTGAAGACCCTTACGCACATCCTGCCTGGGGAGTCCAACGTCCTTGTAATGGTTTTCTGTTGAAGATTTCTAAAGAAGCTGTTAAGAAAGATTCTCTGCCTGAAAGGCAACCTGTTCTTGCCACTAAAGATGCATGCTTACCAGAAGCTTGCTCAGCTCTTTGTGCTGATATTGTAGCTCGTGTGTCTGAGTCTTATTGCTTCGATG GCATGGCTGACTACCAGCATGTGATTTCTATTCACGCGGATGTTGCAcagcaaaagaagagaaaatggaTGGAGGTGAAGCCGCTTGCAG GAAACAGTGACCTAATGGACATGGCTGATGAAGATGTAATGATGTTATTGCCACAGTTCTTTGCACCCAAAGATATGCCAGATAATTTGGT GCTGAGACTTCCAGTAAcattaccaaaaaagaaagaggaaccAACTCAGACTCTTTATGAG ATAGATATTGGCCCAGTATTTGCAATTGATTTCGGTGTTAAAG AGATCCCAAAGATATTAAACTGGGAAGACGTAATTGTTCCCAGCTCCAACCAGTGGAAATGGCAGGTGGCAGTGTCTGCACTCTTTGAGGAGCGACCTGTGTGGACAAGAGATTCCATAGTCCAACGACTACTTGATAAAGATCTTAAATGCACACATCATATGCTAAACAG GTTTTTTCTTAGATCTGCATATTATTTCTCGGGTGGTCCATTTCTTAGGTTCTGGATTAGAAGAGGCTATGATCCACGGAAAGATCCTGAGTCTCGTGT ATATCAGAGAATGGAATTCAGGGTTCCACCTGAATTAAGGGGTTATTGTGATGCCAATGCAACTAACAA GTTAAAGCCAAGCTGGGATGACATTTCTGCTTTTAAAGTATTCCCTTTCAAATGCCAAACATTTCTACAGTTATTTGAACTTGACGACGAGTACATTCAACGAGAAATAAGAAAGCCTCCCAAGCAGACTACTTGTAAT TATAAAACAGGATGGTTCTCAGAAGCACTGCTTGATAATTTGAGACTCCGTGTAGCTGTGAGATTTGTATCTGTGTTTCCTGAGCCAGGTTTCGAAGATGTTTTTAAATCTATTCAAGAAGAGTTTGAGAGGTCAGAAAAGACACGAATTCAGAAAGATGCAATGAAACCAGGTCAACGGAATCACCAGGAAACAACTAAAGGTAAGTTAG ATATGAAAAGGTGTAAAATCCCAAACGAAGAGAAAGATGGTGATGTTAATGCGGATGAAGATTCGGAAGACATGGATGATGAATCCGAGGACCTCAATGTG GGTGCAAATGATGATGACATATCATTATTAAGTTCTCATGGAT TTGACGACATGGAGAACAACTCCAGAACCTATCTGCAAGGTTTATTCAATAGATTTCCAAGCAGCGCACCAGCTCAGTATGGTGGTCCTGGTGATGATGGTAGCGACGGAGAGTATCCGATTTACGAGCAAGAATCCAACGCTTTGGATGatgacagtgatgatgatgatgatgatgatgatgatgatgatgacgagtGA
- the LOC104736468 gene encoding general transcription factor 3C polypeptide 5 isoform X3 encodes MGIIENGTISGNLPSKEAFVVHYPGYPSSIPRALETLEGIHGTFLESTSNKLELHFRPEDPYAHPAWGVQRPCNGFLLKISKEAVKKDSLPERQPVLATKDACLPEACSALCADIVARVSESYCFDGMADYQHVISIHADVAQQKKRKWMEVKPLAGNSDLMDMADEDVMMLLPQFFAPKDMPDNLVLRLPVTLPKKKEEPTQTLYEIDIGPVFAIDFGVKEIPKILNWEDVIVPSSNQWKWQVAVSALFEERPVWTRDSIVQRLLDKDLKCTHHMLNRFFLRSAYYFSGGPFLRFWIRRGYDPRKDPESRVYQRMEFRVPPELRGYCDANATNKLKPSWDDISAFKVFPFKCQTFLQLFELDDEYIQREIRKPPKQTTCNYKTGWFSEALLDNLRLRVAVRFVSVFPEPGFEDVFKSIQEEFERSEKTRIQKDAMKPGQRNHQETTKDMKRCKIPNEEKDGDVNADEDSEDMDDESEDLNGANDDDISLLSSHGFDDMENNSRTYLQGLFNRFPSSAPAQYGGPGDDGSDGEYPIYEQESNALDDDSDDDDDDDDDDDDE; translated from the exons ATGGGAATCATCGAAAACGGAACAATCTCGGGTAACTTGCCGAGCAAGGAGGCGTTTGTGGTTCACTATCCTGGGTACCCATCATCTATTCCCCGAGCTCTGGAGACTCTTGAGGGAATCCATGGGACTTTCCT AGAATCAACGTCAAACAAGCTTGAGCTACATTTCCGCCCTGAAGACCCTTACGCACATCCTGCCTGGGGAGTCCAACGTCCTTGTAATGGTTTTCTGTTGAAGATTTCTAAAGAAGCTGTTAAGAAAGATTCTCTGCCTGAAAGGCAACCTGTTCTTGCCACTAAAGATGCATGCTTACCAGAAGCTTGCTCAGCTCTTTGTGCTGATATTGTAGCTCGTGTGTCTGAGTCTTATTGCTTCGATG GCATGGCTGACTACCAGCATGTGATTTCTATTCACGCGGATGTTGCAcagcaaaagaagagaaaatggaTGGAGGTGAAGCCGCTTGCAG GAAACAGTGACCTAATGGACATGGCTGATGAAGATGTAATGATGTTATTGCCACAGTTCTTTGCACCCAAAGATATGCCAGATAATTTGGT GCTGAGACTTCCAGTAAcattaccaaaaaagaaagaggaaccAACTCAGACTCTTTATGAG ATAGATATTGGCCCAGTATTTGCAATTGATTTCGGTGTTAAAG AGATCCCAAAGATATTAAACTGGGAAGACGTAATTGTTCCCAGCTCCAACCAGTGGAAATGGCAGGTGGCAGTGTCTGCACTCTTTGAGGAGCGACCTGTGTGGACAAGAGATTCCATAGTCCAACGACTACTTGATAAAGATCTTAAATGCACACATCATATGCTAAACAG GTTTTTTCTTAGATCTGCATATTATTTCTCGGGTGGTCCATTTCTTAGGTTCTGGATTAGAAGAGGCTATGATCCACGGAAAGATCCTGAGTCTCGTGT ATATCAGAGAATGGAATTCAGGGTTCCACCTGAATTAAGGGGTTATTGTGATGCCAATGCAACTAACAA GTTAAAGCCAAGCTGGGATGACATTTCTGCTTTTAAAGTATTCCCTTTCAAATGCCAAACATTTCTACAGTTATTTGAACTTGACGACGAGTACATTCAACGAGAAATAAGAAAGCCTCCCAAGCAGACTACTTGTAAT TATAAAACAGGATGGTTCTCAGAAGCACTGCTTGATAATTTGAGACTCCGTGTAGCTGTGAGATTTGTATCTGTGTTTCCTGAGCCAGGTTTCGAAGATGTTTTTAAATCTATTCAAGAAGAGTTTGAGAGGTCAGAAAAGACACGAATTCAGAAAGATGCAATGAAACCAGGTCAACGGAATCACCAGGAAACAACTAAAG ATATGAAAAGGTGTAAAATCCCAAACGAAGAGAAAGATGGTGATGTTAATGCGGATGAAGATTCGGAAGACATGGATGATGAATCCGAGGACCTCAAT GGTGCAAATGATGATGACATATCATTATTAAGTTCTCATGGAT TTGACGACATGGAGAACAACTCCAGAACCTATCTGCAAGGTTTATTCAATAGATTTCCAAGCAGCGCACCAGCTCAGTATGGTGGTCCTGGTGATGATGGTAGCGACGGAGAGTATCCGATTTACGAGCAAGAATCCAACGCTTTGGATGatgacagtgatgatgatgatgatgatgatgatgatgatgatgacgagtGA
- the LOC104736467 gene encoding polyadenylate-binding protein-interacting protein 13-like has product MAVVENADVKVDSSDHDSDNNTDSLEDTKLPSPDDQKSKSNSSVETPNITNESTQRTSDEVNLKSHLNPMAKEYVPSPLALNHSEFLRNRLWFANYFPMQVISIEETGHFATRRMNFDQGRRSMKKRTNLSQIRRTIYVLDIDQQVTEEQLASLFLSCGQVVDCRICGDYKSILRFAFIEFTNSEGARSALGKSGTMVGSHPIRVLISKTAITPVNPYFLPKSEDEREKCARTVYCTNIGKMVTQTELEDFFTTACGEVHHLRLLGDSYHETSIAFVEFSLAESAVSAINCSGIVLGGLQIRVSPSKTPVRPHRSDVN; this is encoded by the exons ATGGCTGTTgttgaaaatgctgatgtgAAAGTCGACTCTTCTGATCATGATTCAGACAACAATACTGATTCCTTAGAAGACACAAAACTGCCATCTCCTGATGATCAGAAATCTAAATCCAATAGCTCTGTCGAAACTCCAAATATCACAAACGAATCAACACAAAGAACCAGTGATGAAGTGAATCTCAAGAGTCATTTGAATCCAATGGCTAAGGAATATGTTCCTTCTCCGCTTGCTCTAAACCACTCCGAGTTCTTAAGAAATAGATTATGGTTTGCTAACTATTTTCCAATGCAAGTTATTTCTATTGAGGAGACTGGCCATTTTGCTACAAGG AGAATGAACTTTGACCAAGGGAGGCGATCgatgaagaaaagaacaaacttGAGTCAGATCAGGAGAACTATATATGTCTTAGACATCGATCAACAA gtTACTGAGGAGCAGCTTGCAAGTCTATTTTTATCTTGTGGCCAG GTTGTTGATTGCCGTATATGCGGTGACTATAAGTCTATTCTCCGTTTTGCCTTCATTGAGTTCACTAATTCAG AGGGAGCTAGGTCTGCTTTAGGAAAATCGGGTACTATGGTTGGTTCTCATCCTATTAGGGTTCTTATTTCCAAAACAGCGATCACGCCTGTTAACCCATATTTCCTTCCAAAG TCTGAGGACGAGCGAGAGAAGTGTGCAAGGACTGTTTactgtactaacattggcaaaATG gtCACTCAAACGGAATTGGAAGATTTCTTTACAACAGCTTGTGGTGAG gttcaCCATCTGAGGCTGCTTGGAGACAGTTACCACGAAACCAGCATTGCTTTTGTCGAATTTAGTCTG GCAGAAAGTGCAGTTTCTGCTATTAATTGCAGTGGTATTGTCTTGGGAGGGCTCCAAATAAG AGTAAGCCCGTCAAAGACGCCAGTGAGGCCACACCGCTCTGATGTAAACTAA
- the LOC104738146 gene encoding pentatricopeptide repeat-containing protein At1g12620-like codes for MLRLVQTRLLLETTGTLRTALLFLSCCGRVISSVSDGKVSYRKRLRNGITDIKADDAVDLFQDMIRSRPLPAVIDFNRLFGVVARTKQYDLVLALSKQMELIGVAYDLYTLNIVINCFCRCRKVQFAYSVLGKVMKFGYESDTTTFNTLLNGLCLEGRVPEAVELVDRMIEMGHRPDLITINTLVNGLCLNGKVSEAVVLIDRMVMDMLSDGRLKKSFLDRLS; via the coding sequence ATGCTTAGATTGGTTCAGACACGTCTTCTTCTAGAGACAACAGGTACTCTGAGAACTGCTTTACTCTTCTTGTCTTGCTGTGGACGAGTCATTTCAAGTGTCAGTGATGGGAAAGTCTCCTATAGAAAGAGATTGAGGAATGGGATTACTGATATCAAGGCAGATGATGCTGTTGATCTATTCCAAGACATGATTAGGTCTCGTCCTCTTCCCGCTGTCATTGATTTCAATAGATTGTTTGGTGTCGTTGCCAGAACAAAGCAGTATGATCTCGTTTTAGCTCTCTCCAAGCAGATGGAGTTGATTGGGGTTGCGTATGACTTGTACACTCTCAATATTGTCATCAATTGTTTCTGTCGCTGTCGTAAAGTTCAATTCGCTTATTCTGTTTTGGGGAAAGTCATGAAGTTTGGTTATGAGTCTGACACAACCACATTTAACACTCTACTCAATGGCTTATGTCTCGAGGGTCGAGTTCCCGAAGCTGTGGAGTTAGTTGATCGAATGATAGAAATGGGACATAGACCCGATCTCATAACGATCAACACTTTGGTCAATGGACTTTGTCTCAATGGCAAAGTGTCTGAAGCTGTGGTTTTGATCGATCGAATGGTTATGGATATGTTATCGGATGGTAGATTAAAGAAAAGCTTTTTGGATAGGCTATCGtga
- the LOC104736465 gene encoding probable 6-phosphogluconolactonase 3 yields MAQRKMIVFPTKNEVSEAMAAYTAKLSAKFIKEKGLFTVVLSGGDLIDWLCKLVQPPYIDSIEWSKWHVFWVDERVCAWEDPDSNYKLAMDGFLSKVPIPDKNIYAIDKHSAADGNAEHCAALYEDCLKNLVKEKIIPISKKTGYPEFDLQLLGMGPDGHMASLFPNHPQINEKQKWVTHITDSPKPPPKRITFTLPVINSALYNLMAICDKPQAKSVAEIMKHNNFSLPSAHLSAQVENVWYLDQAAASEL; encoded by the exons ATGGCGCAGAGGAAGATGATTGTGTTTCCGACCAAGAATGAAGTGTCAGAAGCAATGGCTGCGTACACTGCTAAGCTCTCCGCAAAGTTCATCAAGGAGAAAGGTCTTTTCACCGTTGTTCTCTCCGGCGGTGACCTCATCGATTGGCTCTG CAAGTTGGTGCAACCTCCTTACATTGATTCGATTGAATGGTCAAAGTGGCACGTCTTTTGGGTCGACGAGAGGGTTTGTGCATGGGAAGATCCAGACAGCAACTACAAACTCGCCATGGATGGCTTTCTCTCCAAG GTTCCGATTCCGGATAAGAACATCTACGCAATCGACAAGCACTCGGCAGCTGATGGTAATGCCGAGCACTGCGCAGCGCTCTACGAGGATTGTCTGAAGAATCTTGTGAAGGAAAAGATCATCCCAATATCCAAAAAGACAGGGTACCCTGAGTTCGATCTACAACTTCTAGGGATGGGTCCTGATGGTCACATGGCGTCTCTCTTCCCAAACCATCCTCAGATCAATGAGAAGCAGAAATGGGTCACTCACATTACCGACTCTCCAAAACCACCACCAAAGAGAATCACATTCACTTTACCTGTCATCAACTCTGCTTTGTACAACCTTATGGCCATTTGTGACAAACCACAGGCCAAATCCGTGGCTGAGATCATGAAGCATAACAACTTCTCCTTACCTTCTGCTCATCTTAGTGCACAAGTCGAAAATGTTTGGTACCTTGACCAAGCAGCTGCCTCCGAGCTCTAG